The genomic stretch CGCGGGCGGCGAGCAGCGTCCGCTCGACGGAGACCGGGTGGACGGTGTCGCCGTTGGCGAGGATCACGCCGTCCTTGAGGGCGTCACGTCCGCACCACAGGGAGTAGGCGTTGTTCCACTCCTCGGCCTTGTCGTTGTCGATGAGGGTGAGCTTGAGGCCGTACTTGGCCTCCAGCGCCTCCCTGCGCTCGTACACGGCTTCCTTGCGGTAGCCGACGATGATCCCGACCTCGGTCAGCCCGATCTCGGCGAAGTTGGCGAGGGTCAGGTCGAGAACCGTGGGTTCGCCCTCTATGCCCGCGGGGCCCACCGGCACCAGAGCCTTGGGAAGGCTGTCGGTGTAGGGGCGCAGACGCCGTCCGGCGCCGGCCGCCAGCACGAGGCCGATCATGCGGGTTCTCCTTCATCGTGTACGGCGGGCGCCCCTGCGGACACCCAGAAGCGGATGCTCTCGACGAGCACCACGAGGGCGACGGCCACGGCCAGGACCGTGAGCGCGACCGGGAACTGCGCAGCGGTGAGTACCGCGGCCAGGACGGTGACGAGCAGGGTCCGTCCTTCGTGCCCCCCGACGGCGCGCACCAGCCAGGCCGGCGGCGCTCCGGCGTTGCCGCGAATGCGGTACACCGTGTCGTAGTGATGGTAGGCGACGGCGGCCACCAGGCCGAAAGCCGCAGGAAGGGCTCCGTTCACCTCCGCGTTGGCAGCGAGCGCGAGCACGGCGCCGTACTCGGCCGCCCGGAAGAAGGGCGGCACCAGCCAGTCGAGGGCGCCCTTGAGCGGGCGGGCGACGGCGAGGGCCGAGGTGGCGACGTAGACCAGGGCGCCGAGCACGGGCCACGGTCCGCCGAAGTCGGTGAACACCGCGGTGGCTACCAGCACGAGGCCGCCGAGCAGGGCGACGGCGGGGGCGGCGAAGCCGGGCAGCTTGCGCGCGCGGTCCCCCAGCGCCTGCGCCAGGGCCTGGGCGAGCGGTCCGGAGTCGGCGAGGTCGGCCAGCGCCTGCGCCGCCCGGTCGGTGCGCCGTGCCTTGCGGGTCAGGGAGCGCAGGACACGGCCCGCGGTGGTGTACGTCGCGGCGAAGGCGCAGCCGATGAGCAGGGCGTAGAAGGTGATGCGCGGAGTCGTGACCGCCGTGAGCACCGCGATCATCGCCCAGCGCTCGCCGATCGGCAGCACGATCATCCGCCGCATCCACACCGTCCAGCCGACGCTGTCGAGCTTGTC from Streptomyces davaonensis JCM 4913 encodes the following:
- a CDS encoding phosphocholine cytidylyltransferase family protein, which encodes MIGLVLAAGAGRRLRPYTDSLPKALVPVGPAGIEGEPTVLDLTLANFAEIGLTEVGIIVGYRKEAVYERREALEAKYGLKLTLIDNDKAEEWNNAYSLWCGRDALKDGVILANGDTVHPVSVERTLLAARGDGKRIILALDTVKSLADEEMKVVVDPDKGVTKITKLMDPSEATGEYIGVTLIEGDAAPELADALKTVWETDPQQFYEHGYQELVNRGFKIDTAPIGDVQWVEIDNHDDLARGREIACQY